A single Thermoleophilia bacterium DNA region contains:
- a CDS encoding MFS transporter — MSERPPRATAVLGTLVLVAAVANLNLTVANVALPSIGEAFNASQLQLNLVAVGYSLGLAASVLWFGALGDRYGRKLMIVLGMTAAIPASLLAGLAPGWIVLFVARVFGGLSAGLTYPTTLALVTVMWSGQSRTKAIALWSALGTGAAVIGPLLSGILLQSFEWGSVFLVTIPLAVAALLLTLRLVPSHLTESKDPVDNLGGVVSAVMIGMLVIGLNIVAAPNMLGLAVGLFVGAAVLAAAFVLRQRRARNPLYDLSVAARPTFWVAAVAGIIIFGSLMGVLFINQQYLQNVLGYGSVAAGAAIIPAVVIMVLIAPTSATLVGKWGSRATLLAGQSFLGLSFVAMLFLWGEGTPYVVVAIPLVLMGIGVGLAQTPSSNSLTSSVPIRRVGMASGTADLQRDFGGALMTSLFGALLSAGYASAMGTAISTSGQNVTTATQNALQMSFAGASNIAKNNPEFADRIVAAARSSFLAGDKLAYIAGFIAVIVGAALVFFAFPHREEEQRLHTRYRTEDQSTGAGAS, encoded by the coding sequence ATGAGCGAGCGACCTCCTCGCGCCACCGCAGTGCTCGGCACGCTCGTCCTGGTCGCCGCCGTCGCGAACCTGAATCTGACCGTCGCCAACGTAGCACTGCCGTCCATCGGCGAGGCGTTCAACGCGTCGCAGTTACAGTTGAACCTCGTCGCCGTCGGATACTCCTTGGGGTTGGCAGCGTCGGTGCTTTGGTTCGGCGCGCTGGGTGACCGTTACGGCCGGAAGCTGATGATTGTGCTCGGGATGACCGCGGCGATCCCAGCGTCGTTGCTCGCCGGACTGGCCCCAGGCTGGATTGTGCTGTTCGTAGCGCGGGTCTTCGGCGGGCTATCGGCCGGACTCACCTATCCGACGACACTGGCCCTGGTCACGGTGATGTGGTCAGGCCAGTCGCGCACCAAAGCAATAGCCCTCTGGTCGGCTCTGGGCACCGGCGCCGCCGTCATCGGGCCGTTGCTGTCCGGCATCCTGCTCCAGTCTTTCGAGTGGGGCTCAGTCTTTCTCGTGACAATCCCCTTGGCGGTCGCGGCTTTGCTGCTCACCCTGCGGCTTGTCCCTTCGCACCTGACCGAGTCCAAGGATCCCGTCGACAACCTCGGCGGGGTGGTGTCGGCCGTGATGATCGGGATGCTCGTCATCGGCCTGAACATTGTCGCCGCGCCGAACATGCTGGGCCTGGCCGTTGGATTGTTCGTGGGCGCCGCGGTGCTGGCGGCAGCATTTGTTCTCCGCCAGCGCCGAGCCCGCAATCCCCTCTACGATCTGTCGGTAGCGGCGCGGCCAACGTTCTGGGTCGCGGCGGTGGCCGGCATCATCATCTTCGGGTCGCTCATGGGCGTGCTGTTCATCAATCAGCAGTACCTGCAGAATGTACTCGGCTACGGCTCCGTCGCTGCCGGCGCTGCCATCATCCCGGCGGTTGTGATAATGGTCCTCATCGCCCCTACTTCAGCGACCCTCGTCGGCAAGTGGGGTTCCCGTGCGACGCTGCTTGCCGGCCAGTCGTTCCTCGGCCTATCTTTCGTCGCCATGCTCTTTCTCTGGGGCGAGGGCACCCCGTACGTCGTGGTGGCGATCCCCCTGGTGCTGATGGGCATCGGAGTCGGTCTGGCGCAGACCCCATCGTCGAACTCGCTCACCAGCTCGGTACCGATCCGGAGGGTCGGGATGGCCTCGGGCACGGCAGATCTGCAACGCGACTTCGGTGGCGCGCTCATGACCTCCCTGTTTGGGGCCTTGCTGAGTGCCGGCTACGCGTCGGCAATGGGCACCGCGATCTCGACCTCCGGCCAGAACGTGACCACAGCCACCCAGAACGCGCTGCAAATGTCGTTCGCCGGCGCCTCCAACATCGCCAAGAACAACCCGGAGTTCGCTGATCGGATCGTCGCGGCAGCTCGATCTTCGTTCCTGGCCGGCGACAAGCTCGCCTACATTGCCGGCTTCATCGCCGTCATCGTCGGAGCCGCGCTGGTCTTCTTCGCCTTCCCTCACCGCGAGGAAGAGCAGCGGCTCCATACACGCTATCGGACCGAGGACCAGAGCACCGGGGCTGGAGCCTCATAG
- a CDS encoding SulP family inorganic anion transporter, whose product MTSESAPAATSSSSPIGNFVGGFVAGLYSVPEGIGYASLAGVNPMLGIYSGMVPVAVGAATTGSLLMMSTLTSAIALTMGDVLADAGFTGTQLPRAVFTMTLLAGVIMVVLGALKLGKIVNFVSNAVMTGFVMGVAILIMVGKFDEIFGSGPSGYSNKIVKAAEIAIHPGNWDFTTTVVGLGAIGLAFALKAIPRLERYALVIVVIVGTAVVWVSGIHTALISDSATILTGLDAVPIPTSVSDLPDLSMIPTLLVGSISIAIVALAQGAGIRPAFPNPDGTRASASRDFLGQGLGNVAGAFFQSTPVGGSLSRTAVSADGGSTKRWAGYVAGGSVLVLVVALGPVIGHIPEAVIGGLLFVIGVELVIGRVPDARLAWRAGWTPRVLLAVTLVLTLAVPLQWAILTGAALSLLAYVGASSAQAHLHRLTYDEQGWLVTDDIPATLPADEPVLLRYSGPNFFAVVASIIDQLPAPDPKHPGVVVVDVGALNHFSSTMLKDVEHYLRRLASADSALVLVGVADEARDALRRTEIAGLIGEQNILARDRHLDATLEAARKRGRERLAELRAESRSG is encoded by the coding sequence ATGACCAGCGAGAGCGCGCCGGCCGCCACCTCCTCCAGTTCGCCCATCGGCAACTTCGTCGGAGGCTTCGTCGCCGGGCTCTACAGTGTTCCGGAGGGTATCGGCTACGCATCATTGGCTGGTGTGAATCCGATGCTCGGCATCTACTCCGGTATGGTGCCCGTCGCAGTCGGGGCAGCGACCACCGGATCGTTGCTGATGATGAGCACGCTCACGTCGGCAATCGCTCTCACGATGGGCGACGTCCTCGCCGACGCCGGCTTCACCGGCACCCAGCTCCCGCGAGCGGTCTTCACCATGACCCTGCTCGCCGGAGTGATCATGGTCGTCCTCGGAGCACTGAAGCTGGGGAAGATCGTCAACTTCGTCTCGAACGCAGTGATGACCGGTTTCGTGATGGGCGTCGCCATCCTGATCATGGTCGGCAAGTTCGACGAGATCTTCGGCAGCGGCCCGTCCGGCTACTCAAACAAGATCGTCAAGGCAGCCGAGATCGCGATACACCCCGGCAACTGGGACTTCACGACCACCGTCGTTGGCCTGGGCGCCATCGGCCTTGCCTTCGCCCTCAAGGCGATTCCCCGCCTCGAACGCTATGCACTCGTGATCGTAGTCATCGTCGGCACTGCGGTCGTCTGGGTCTCCGGCATCCACACCGCGCTCATCAGCGATTCGGCAACAATCCTGACGGGCCTCGATGCGGTGCCCATCCCGACCAGCGTCTCAGATCTCCCTGACCTGAGCATGATACCGACGCTCCTCGTTGGCTCGATCTCCATCGCGATCGTCGCGCTGGCACAAGGTGCGGGCATCCGGCCCGCGTTCCCGAATCCGGACGGGACCCGAGCGAGCGCCTCGCGCGACTTCCTCGGGCAGGGGCTCGGCAACGTCGCGGGGGCCTTCTTCCAATCCACTCCGGTCGGCGGCTCCCTGTCGCGAACCGCCGTCAGCGCCGACGGCGGTTCGACCAAACGCTGGGCCGGCTACGTGGCTGGTGGATCGGTGCTAGTCCTCGTGGTGGCGCTAGGACCGGTCATCGGGCACATCCCCGAAGCCGTGATCGGCGGACTGCTCTTCGTGATCGGCGTCGAACTCGTCATCGGCCGCGTCCCCGACGCTCGTCTTGCCTGGCGCGCGGGGTGGACCCCACGGGTACTGTTGGCAGTGACTCTGGTGCTGACCCTGGCCGTGCCTCTTCAGTGGGCAATCCTGACCGGCGCGGCGCTCTCCTTGCTCGCCTACGTCGGCGCCAGCAGCGCGCAGGCTCACCTACATCGCCTCACCTACGACGAGCAGGGATGGCTAGTCACCGACGACATACCGGCCACCCTGCCCGCGGACGAACCGGTCCTGTTGCGCTACTCCGGTCCAAACTTCTTCGCCGTCGTAGCCTCGATCATCGACCAGCTTCCCGCGCCAGACCCGAAACACCCCGGCGTCGTGGTCGTCGACGTCGGGGCGCTCAACCACTTCTCGAGCACCATGCTCAAGGACGTCGAGCATTACCTCCGCCGGCTCGCCTCCGCAGACAGCGCGCTCGTCCTCGTCGGTGTCGCCGACGAGGCTCGTGACGCCCTCCGGCGCACCGAGATCGCCGGCCTCATCGGCGAGCAGAACATCCTGGCGCGCGATCGGCATCTGGACGCGACCCTGGAGGCCGCCCGCAAGCGAGGCCGCGAGCGGCTCGCGGAACTCCGTGCTGAGAGCAGATCGGGCTGA
- a CDS encoding bile acid:sodium symporter, whose translation MSTSQFLTALAQISGVLFVVASMLAMGLSLTMAMILKPLRNVRLVVLALVANFALVPLLAYGIVSVIPIEESLKDGLIILSCAAGAPFLPKLVQGAKGDIALGVGMMVLLMVVTIVYLPLVLPWLLSGVSVSAWDIAKSLVVLMLIPLAVGLLVRWHSPDTAAKYQPLMNKVSTVSLLVLLVVGLGLNVSNIVDLIGTGGIGALLLFIIGSLVIGLLLGGRDPEIRSVMSLGTAQRNLSAAIVVAAQNFAGGMTLPFVLVGAIVLLLILLPTARRMGSHRLPTTAETSAGVQAS comes from the coding sequence GTGAGCACCTCGCAGTTCCTCACCGCTTTGGCGCAGATATCTGGCGTTCTGTTCGTCGTCGCCAGCATGCTGGCCATGGGACTGAGTCTGACCATGGCGATGATCCTGAAGCCCCTGCGAAACGTCCGTCTCGTCGTGCTGGCGCTCGTCGCGAACTTCGCTCTGGTGCCATTGTTGGCCTACGGCATCGTTTCGGTGATCCCGATCGAGGAGTCGCTGAAGGACGGCCTGATCATCCTCTCGTGTGCGGCCGGGGCTCCGTTCCTGCCCAAGCTTGTGCAGGGAGCCAAAGGCGATATCGCCCTTGGCGTCGGGATGATGGTGCTCCTCATGGTGGTGACCATCGTCTACCTTCCGCTCGTGCTACCGTGGCTGCTGTCTGGTGTGTCGGTTAGCGCTTGGGACATCGCCAAGTCCCTGGTGGTGCTCATGCTGATTCCCCTGGCAGTCGGCCTGCTCGTCAGATGGCACTCGCCCGATACCGCCGCGAAGTACCAGCCGCTGATGAATAAGGTCTCGACCGTATCGCTGCTCGTCCTGCTCGTGGTCGGCCTCGGTCTCAACGTCTCCAACATCGTTGACCTGATCGGGACCGGGGGCATTGGAGCCCTGCTGCTGTTCATCATCGGCTCGCTCGTCATCGGGCTGTTGCTCGGCGGCCGTGATCCCGAAATACGCAGCGTCATGAGCCTGGGAACGGCTCAACGCAATCTGTCGGCTGCCATCGTCGTAGCGGCGCAGAACTTCGCCGGCGGGATGACGTTGCCGTTTGTGCTGGTGGGCGCCATCGTGTTGCTCCTGATCTTGCTGCCGACGGCACGCCGTATGGGATCGCATCGGTTGCCGACGACGGCAGAAACGAGCGCGGGAGTCCAGGCGTCGTAG
- a CDS encoding alkyl sulfatase dimerization domain-containing protein, with product MSGRRKEATAATRAANQKLLETLPFSDRREFEEAERGFIAALPDDGVIKDDGGRVVWDLSRFAFISDDAPTPDTVNPSLWRQSQLVVKGGLYKVVDRIYQVRTADLSNLTIVEGDTGLIVFDPLISTETARAALELYYAHRPKKPVVAVVHSHSHADHYGGVRGVVSEADVKAGKVKIIAPVGFLQAAVAENVLAGNVMSRRASYMYGNLLPCDVKGQVGSGLGMTTSNGTISLIPPTHEITETGQRMNIDGLDFEFLLAPDTEAPAEMHWYIVQLKAVCAAENCCHTLHNTYSMRGTSCRDPQAWSKYLNETIDMWGHRSDVMYGMHHWPVWGSERVLEMLEKARDGYRYINDQTLRLANHGYGPVEIAEMVEFPPELAGHWAMRPYYGSLNHNVKATYTKYLGWFDGNPATLYTLPPEEAAKKYVAMMGGADKVVESASAAFADGEYRWVAEVVKHVVFADPEHQRARELLADAFEQLGYQSEAGPWRNFYLTGAQELRQGVMQLPAPNTASPDTVRAMTLDTFFDYLGVRLNGPKAAGKTITVNFEFTDTKEQAVLFLANAALNHSPGRHDANADATLTLTRTALNEIILQTSTLQDEIASAAVQIEGNADAVHELVSLLDTFDFWFNIVTP from the coding sequence ATGAGCGGCCGACGCAAGGAGGCGACCGCCGCTACTCGGGCGGCGAACCAGAAGCTGTTGGAGACGCTTCCCTTCTCGGATCGGCGCGAGTTCGAGGAAGCTGAGCGTGGCTTCATCGCCGCGTTGCCGGATGACGGTGTGATCAAAGACGACGGCGGTCGAGTCGTCTGGGATCTCTCTAGGTTTGCCTTCATCAGCGATGACGCACCGACGCCGGACACGGTCAACCCGAGCCTCTGGCGGCAGTCCCAGCTCGTGGTCAAGGGCGGTCTCTACAAAGTGGTCGACCGGATCTACCAGGTGCGCACCGCCGACCTATCGAATCTGACCATCGTGGAAGGCGATACTGGTCTCATTGTTTTTGATCCGCTCATCTCCACGGAAACCGCCAGGGCAGCGCTCGAGCTGTACTACGCTCACCGTCCCAAGAAGCCGGTGGTGGCTGTCGTCCATTCACACAGCCACGCAGACCACTACGGAGGTGTGCGCGGCGTTGTCTCCGAGGCCGACGTGAAGGCCGGCAAGGTGAAGATCATTGCCCCGGTCGGTTTCCTGCAGGCTGCCGTTGCCGAGAACGTTCTGGCAGGCAATGTGATGAGCCGGCGGGCCAGCTACATGTATGGCAACCTGCTGCCTTGCGACGTCAAGGGACAAGTCGGCTCTGGCCTCGGCATGACGACCTCGAATGGTACGATCTCGCTGATTCCACCGACGCACGAGATCACCGAGACCGGTCAGAGGATGAATATCGACGGTCTCGACTTCGAGTTCCTGCTGGCGCCGGACACCGAAGCTCCGGCCGAGATGCACTGGTACATCGTGCAGTTGAAGGCGGTCTGTGCCGCCGAGAACTGCTGCCACACTCTGCACAACACGTACTCGATGCGTGGTACGAGCTGTCGTGATCCGCAGGCATGGTCCAAGTACTTGAACGAGACGATCGACATGTGGGGTCACCGCTCGGACGTAATGTACGGTATGCACCACTGGCCGGTCTGGGGTTCTGAGCGCGTGCTCGAAATGCTGGAGAAGGCGCGCGACGGCTATCGCTACATCAACGACCAGACGTTGCGCTTGGCCAACCACGGCTACGGGCCGGTGGAGATCGCCGAGATGGTTGAGTTTCCGCCGGAGCTTGCCGGCCACTGGGCCATGCGTCCCTACTACGGCTCGCTCAATCACAACGTCAAGGCGACCTACACGAAATACTTGGGCTGGTTCGACGGCAACCCGGCGACGCTCTACACGCTGCCGCCGGAGGAAGCGGCGAAGAAGTATGTGGCGATGATGGGTGGCGCCGACAAGGTTGTGGAGAGCGCCAGCGCCGCCTTCGCCGACGGCGAGTACCGCTGGGTCGCCGAGGTCGTGAAGCACGTCGTCTTCGCCGACCCTGAGCATCAAAGGGCTCGCGAGCTGCTGGCTGACGCCTTCGAACAGCTGGGCTATCAGTCGGAGGCCGGTCCCTGGCGCAACTTCTACCTCACCGGGGCGCAAGAGTTACGCCAGGGCGTGATGCAACTGCCGGCGCCGAACACTGCCAGTCCGGACACCGTGCGCGCCATGACCTTGGATACGTTCTTCGACTATCTCGGCGTGCGTCTCAACGGTCCCAAGGCCGCCGGCAAGACGATCACCGTCAACTTCGAGTTCACCGACACAAAGGAACAGGCCGTCCTCTTCCTTGCCAACGCGGCCCTGAACCACTCGCCGGGCCGGCACGACGCCAACGCTGACGCTACGTTGACGCTGACGCGGACCGCGCTGAACGAGATCATCCTGCAGACGTCGACGCTCCAGGATGAAATCGCGAGCGCCGCCGTGCAGATCGAGGGCAACGCTGACGCGGTCCACGAGCTCGTTTCGCTGCTCGACACGTTCGACTTCTGGTTCAACATCGTGACTCCTTGA
- a CDS encoding STAS/SEC14 domain-containing protein: protein MIEVIPGSSGNVLGYKVSDDVTKDDYAILDPAVEAAVKEHGSVRLLLDLTAFRWEKIDAWASDFAFGRTFKQNIDKMAIVGDRRWERYLAKVAGRFYAKEARFFERDTDGWDWLRR, encoded by the coding sequence GTGATCGAAGTGATCCCGGGCAGCTCGGGCAACGTACTTGGCTACAAGGTGTCGGATGACGTGACCAAGGACGACTATGCCATTCTCGACCCCGCGGTGGAGGCGGCGGTGAAGGAGCACGGTAGCGTCCGGCTGCTTCTCGACCTCACCGCGTTTCGCTGGGAGAAGATCGACGCTTGGGCCTCCGACTTCGCGTTCGGCAGAACGTTCAAGCAGAATATCGACAAGATGGCGATCGTCGGCGACCGAAGGTGGGAGCGATACCTTGCGAAGGTCGCCGGGCGCTTCTACGCCAAGGAGGCGCGCTTCTTCGAACGCGACACCGACGGCTGGGACTGGCTGCGACGCTAG
- a CDS encoding Clp protease N-terminal domain-containing protein, with the protein MKLGDSAVLVLSRAQRARAAFDHRYLGVDHLFLAIDALDDEGLIRRFAAERSDLREAVRRVREAASGELYPDGDYLGPTLRAQRVMAEAERLAATVRPEGSPDHFVWAPHILLAILAEDHGVPARALATLSCDLTAMSESIRELILTEEWAEKAYRLAGTRERAWSSAYSAASPEQNIARLHQANGPPEARFEIVAGPNDGFTFAFTSSGEIAFEGEILGPPPGSGLGPKDVDDMEVEIGDHGIALTCEVTYWLNGAEVTGTHPLSDGDVVRVGMTEMMFIQRDITSTHAPADVRQQKQT; encoded by the coding sequence ATGAAACTCGGCGACTCGGCTGTGCTCGTCCTCTCTCGCGCCCAGCGAGCGCGGGCCGCGTTTGACCACCGGTACCTCGGCGTCGACCACCTGTTTCTGGCCATCGACGCCCTCGATGACGAAGGGCTGATTCGGCGTTTCGCCGCGGAGCGCTCAGACCTCCGTGAAGCCGTTCGCCGCGTGCGTGAAGCGGCGAGCGGCGAGCTGTACCCAGACGGCGACTACCTCGGTCCGACCTTGCGCGCGCAGCGCGTCATGGCTGAAGCCGAGAGACTCGCCGCGACGGTGCGGCCGGAAGGCAGCCCAGACCACTTCGTATGGGCGCCACATATCCTTCTCGCCATACTCGCCGAGGACCACGGCGTGCCTGCCAGAGCACTCGCAACCTTGAGCTGTGACCTCACCGCAATGAGCGAGTCGATCCGCGAACTCATCCTCACTGAGGAATGGGCGGAGAAGGCCTATCGCCTTGCGGGCACGAGAGAACGAGCATGGTCGTCTGCCTACTCAGCAGCGAGTCCTGAGCAGAACATCGCCCGCCTGCACCAGGCGAACGGGCCACCTGAGGCCCGCTTCGAGATCGTCGCCGGGCCGAACGACGGATTCACGTTCGCCTTCACCAGCAGCGGCGAGATCGCATTTGAGGGCGAGATCCTCGGCCCTCCGCCCGGGAGCGGACTTGGCCCCAAAGACGTTGACGACATGGAGGTCGAGATCGGCGACCACGGCATCGCGCTCACCTGTGAGGTCACCTACTGGCTGAACGGGGCGGAGGTCACCGGCACCCATCCGCTGAGCGACGGTGATGTTGTGCGGGTCGGCATGACTGAGATGATGTTCATTCAGCGCGACATCACTTCGACTCACGCACCCGCCGACGTTCGACAGCAGAAGCAGACATAG
- the cls gene encoding cardiolipin synthase — protein MGIAASALASQLCCHLATEPAAVALVIVDAMIAVALVGVVVALITDDRDPSTVLAWLFVIVLLPVLGVVLYFFIGRNFRRDSRSRRRVRQSLEELVETSLTPVLEANAGFTAAAVAGLDGSAAGKIEAAGESGTYLPPLPAETLDVYSAGAEKFPALLEDMARAEVYIHLMYLIWKKDELTAKVTEVLLERLMAGVKVRIMYDWLTCILYSKKELRTLAAAGADVVPCYRSLTRINYRNHMKIALVDGKVVYTGGMNLGQEYIDGGKRFKVWRDTHVRMTGPIVAPFISLFATRWLLNGRSEDLATGYMPEARAHAPGEGTPVQMLHSSVATRNKAIRDAFIIALIAARERVWIQSPYFVPDEPLITAMCVAARAGVDVRFMMTGVPDKRIPFYAAQAYFAQLVDAGVQVHMYMAGFLHAKTVIVDDQVCIIGTCNWDIRSIILHDEVAAVIYDTAITTRYAEQYELDLNDCRLVTASDVQGVSAATRLRNSVVRLFSRLL, from the coding sequence ATGGGCATCGCGGCTTCGGCGCTGGCCTCTCAGCTGTGCTGTCATCTGGCGACCGAACCCGCCGCGGTTGCCCTCGTCATCGTTGACGCGATGATCGCCGTCGCGCTCGTGGGCGTCGTCGTGGCCCTGATCACGGACGATCGTGACCCGAGCACAGTGCTTGCCTGGCTGTTCGTCATCGTGTTGCTGCCAGTCTTGGGTGTTGTCCTCTACTTCTTCATCGGCCGCAACTTCCGCCGGGACTCCCGAAGCAGACGGCGTGTGCGTCAGTCGCTCGAGGAGCTTGTGGAGACGTCGCTGACACCGGTACTTGAGGCTAATGCAGGGTTCACGGCGGCCGCAGTTGCCGGGCTCGACGGCTCGGCGGCCGGCAAGATCGAGGCCGCCGGCGAGAGTGGGACGTACCTGCCGCCGCTGCCCGCCGAGACGCTCGACGTCTACTCCGCCGGCGCGGAGAAGTTTCCGGCGCTGCTCGAGGACATGGCGCGGGCTGAAGTCTACATTCACCTGATGTACCTCATTTGGAAGAAGGACGAGCTCACGGCCAAGGTGACGGAGGTCCTTCTCGAGCGTCTCATGGCGGGCGTCAAGGTCCGCATCATGTACGACTGGCTCACCTGCATCCTCTACTCCAAGAAGGAACTGCGCACCTTAGCGGCCGCCGGCGCCGACGTCGTGCCCTGCTACAGGAGCCTCACGCGCATCAACTACCGCAACCACATGAAGATCGCCCTTGTCGACGGCAAGGTCGTGTACACCGGCGGCATGAACCTGGGCCAGGAGTACATCGACGGCGGCAAGCGGTTCAAGGTGTGGCGGGACACCCATGTGCGCATGACAGGTCCGATTGTCGCTCCGTTCATCAGCCTGTTCGCGACACGATGGCTGCTGAACGGACGCTCGGAGGACTTGGCCACGGGGTATATGCCCGAGGCCCGCGCACACGCGCCGGGGGAGGGCACCCCCGTGCAGATGCTGCACTCGAGTGTCGCCACTCGCAACAAGGCGATCCGCGACGCATTCATCATCGCCCTCATCGCGGCTCGGGAGCGCGTCTGGATCCAATCGCCGTACTTTGTCCCCGATGAGCCGCTCATCACGGCCATGTGCGTTGCGGCTCGCGCCGGCGTGGACGTGCGCTTCATGATGACCGGCGTGCCCGACAAGAGAATTCCTTTCTACGCTGCGCAGGCGTACTTCGCACAACTCGTCGATGCCGGCGTGCAGGTGCACATGTACATGGCTGGCTTTCTGCATGCAAAGACCGTGATCGTTGATGACCAGGTCTGCATCATCGGCACCTGCAACTGGGATATCCGCAGCATCATCTTGCACGATGAGGTGGCGGCTGTGATCTACGACACGGCCATCACCACCCGGTACGCCGAGCAGTATGAGCTCGACCTCAATGACTGCCGACTCGTCACCGCATCCGACGTACAGGGCGTCAGCGCTGCGACACGGCTCCGCAATTCTGTGGTGCGGCTCTTCTCCCGGCTGCTGTAG
- a CDS encoding Na+/H+ antiporter NhaC family protein → MDTDLDSSGKQPKAPSNLDVALPIVTLIVSIAGAVALYGVAAIDGPVQVALLLSCMVAATIILKNRHPWHEISASGGRAVSSIVSAIFILLAVGALIGTWNMSGTIPTLVDYGIRLLQPSWFYPAAALVCAAVSLGIGSSWTTAGTIGVGLIGIASLVGVSPAITAGAVISGAYFGDKTSPLSETTVLSAQLAGVDVHKHIRAQIWTSGPAFGLALVIFGLLGLTVQPAGDVTTGIELAKLDQLFWITPLNLIPLLCLVLLSIRKVPAALAIMASALIAGVTAVILQPDAIVRFVDDPSLALPIVYIKGIWTAMANGYQANSGISDIDSLLSRGGMDSMLYTLWLIIGAVTFGTLMEEFGMLAKLINPLLERAHNTALLFVSVLATAIGLNIVAGDQYIALVLPLRLYKVEFRKRGLAPQNLSRAAADGGTVTSALVPWNSCGAYMSATLGVPTMLYLPYCLFNIFSPLLSLVLGITGFKIKRISPEEEA, encoded by the coding sequence GTGGACACTGATCTCGACTCAAGCGGCAAACAGCCGAAAGCGCCGTCCAATCTCGACGTTGCGCTACCGATTGTCACTCTCATCGTCTCGATTGCGGGCGCAGTCGCGCTCTACGGCGTGGCCGCAATCGACGGGCCCGTGCAGGTGGCTCTATTGCTCAGCTGCATGGTTGCAGCCACGATCATTCTCAAGAACCGGCACCCCTGGCATGAAATCTCGGCCTCTGGCGGACGGGCCGTCTCTTCGATCGTCAGTGCGATCTTCATCCTGCTCGCTGTGGGCGCGCTCATCGGCACGTGGAACATGTCGGGCACGATCCCGACACTTGTTGACTACGGCATTCGTCTGCTGCAGCCGAGCTGGTTCTATCCGGCCGCTGCGCTGGTCTGCGCTGCTGTGTCCTTGGGCATCGGCAGTTCGTGGACGACCGCGGGGACGATTGGCGTGGGGCTTATCGGCATTGCCTCGCTGGTGGGTGTGTCGCCGGCGATCACGGCCGGCGCGGTGATCTCGGGGGCGTACTTCGGGGACAAGACTTCGCCCCTCTCAGAGACGACGGTGTTGAGCGCTCAGTTGGCCGGCGTCGACGTCCACAAGCATATCCGGGCGCAGATATGGACCTCGGGGCCGGCCTTCGGCCTGGCGCTGGTGATCTTCGGCTTGCTGGGGCTCACGGTTCAGCCGGCAGGCGACGTCACGACCGGCATCGAACTGGCGAAGCTCGACCAGCTCTTCTGGATCACTCCGCTCAACTTGATCCCGCTGCTCTGCCTCGTTCTCCTGTCCATCCGCAAGGTCCCCGCAGCGCTCGCCATCATGGCTTCGGCGCTGATCGCCGGCGTCACCGCTGTGATCTTGCAGCCGGACGCGATTGTGCGCTTCGTCGACGATCCGTCGCTTGCCCTGCCGATCGTCTATATCAAGGGCATCTGGACCGCCATGGCCAACGGCTATCAGGCCAACTCAGGCATCTCGGACATCGACTCCCTACTCTCGCGTGGCGGCATGGACAGTATGCTCTACACGCTCTGGCTCATCATAGGGGCGGTGACCTTCGGTACGCTCATGGAGGAGTTCGGGATGCTGGCGAAGCTGATCAACCCTCTTCTGGAACGGGCACACAACACTGCGTTGCTCTTCGTATCTGTGCTGGCGACCGCCATCGGTCTCAATATCGTCGCCGGCGACCAGTACATTGCGCTGGTTCTGCCACTACGCCTTTACAAGGTTGAGTTTCGCAAGCGAGGGTTGGCTCCACAGAATCTCTCGCGCGCCGCCGCCGACGGAGGCACGGTAACCTCTGCGCTTGTCCCGTGGAACTCGTGCGGCGCGTACATGTCGGCGACACTGGGCGTGCCGACGATGCTGTACCTCCCTTACTGTCTGTTCAACATCTTCAGCCCGCTCCTGTCGCTCGTCCTCGGGATCACGGGGTTCAAGATCAAGAGGATCTCGCCGGAGGAAGAAGCGTAG